One Plantibacter sp. Leaf314 DNA segment encodes these proteins:
- the secE gene encoding preprotein translocase subunit SecE: MAPKSTDTPGEDVVVKAKADRAERRGFFSGIVLFLKQVFAELKKVVTPTRKELLSYTAVVLIFVCIMMALVYGIDFVFAWVVTLVFGTAS; this comes from the coding sequence GTGGCCCCGAAGAGTACCGACACGCCCGGTGAGGACGTCGTCGTCAAGGCGAAGGCGGACCGTGCCGAACGGCGCGGCTTCTTCTCGGGCATCGTCCTGTTCCTGAAGCAGGTCTTCGCGGAACTCAAGAAGGTCGTCACGCCGACGCGGAAGGAACTCCTCAGCTACACGGCTGTCGTGCTCATCTTCGTCTGCATCATGATGGCCCTCGTCTACGGCATCGACTTCGTCTTCGCCTGGGTCGTCACCCTGGTGTTCGGCACCGCGAGTTAG
- the nusG gene encoding transcription termination/antitermination protein NusG produces the protein MSERNSNDVDWATAAEQSSEDDEAQEGNVLSADEHSVDPAEHNAVHVEETGDTEVDLDAMLDAMAEAVDPEADAVVDDALELDEAAEVEAAAEAIAEEEAEPLDAEADADAEPAEETEEDPYDAFRKELRFLPGKWYVIHSYAGFERKVKANIEQRKSTLEVADYIYQVEVPMEDVVEIKNGQRKMVTRVRIPGYVLVRMDLNEDSWSVVRHTPGVTGFVGNAHNPTPLRFEESFNMLKSLVEVKETAPAKGSGTKGSATQQRVIPAEVDFEIGETITIKEGSFAGLPGSISEIKPESGKLTVLVSLFERETPVELSFDQVTKL, from the coding sequence GTGTCTGAGCGAAACTCGAACGACGTCGACTGGGCAACCGCTGCCGAGCAGTCCTCGGAGGACGACGAGGCCCAGGAGGGCAACGTGCTCTCGGCCGACGAGCACTCCGTCGACCCCGCTGAGCACAACGCCGTCCACGTCGAAGAGACCGGCGACACCGAGGTCGACCTCGACGCCATGCTCGACGCGATGGCGGAAGCCGTCGACCCCGAGGCCGACGCCGTCGTCGACGACGCGCTCGAGCTCGACGAGGCCGCCGAGGTCGAAGCAGCCGCCGAGGCCATCGCCGAGGAAGAGGCCGAGCCGCTCGACGCCGAAGCGGACGCCGACGCCGAGCCCGCTGAAGAGACCGAGGAAGACCCCTACGACGCCTTCCGCAAGGAACTCCGCTTCCTGCCGGGCAAGTGGTACGTCATCCACTCCTACGCCGGATTCGAGCGCAAGGTGAAGGCCAACATCGAGCAGCGCAAGTCGACGCTCGAGGTCGCGGACTACATCTACCAGGTCGAGGTCCCCATGGAGGACGTCGTCGAGATCAAGAACGGTCAGCGCAAGATGGTCACGCGCGTCCGGATCCCCGGCTACGTGCTCGTGCGCATGGACCTCAACGAGGACAGCTGGTCGGTCGTCCGCCACACGCCTGGCGTCACCGGCTTCGTGGGCAACGCCCACAACCCGACGCCCCTCCGCTTCGAAGAGTCCTTCAACATGCTGAAGTCGCTCGTCGAGGTCAAGGAGACCGCGCCCGCCAAGGGCTCCGGCACGAAGGGCAGCGCCACGCAGCAGCGTGTCATCCCCGCCGAGGTCGACTTCGAGATCGGCGAGACGATCACCATCAAGGAAGGCTCGTTCGCGGGTCTCCCCGGATCGATCAGCGAGATCAAGCCCGAGAGCGGCAAGCTCACGGTGCTCGTCTCCCTCTTCGAGCGCGAGACCCCGGTCGAGCTCAGCTTCGACCAGGTCACCAAGCTCTAG
- the rplK gene encoding 50S ribosomal protein L11, producing MAPKKKVTGLIKLQIQAGAANPAPPIGPALGQHGVNIMEFCKAYNAATESQRGNVIPVEITVYEDRSFTFILKTPPAAELIKKAAGVAKGSGTPHTVKVAKLTKEQVRQIAEQKAPDLNSNDIDAAAKIIAGTARSMGITVEG from the coding sequence ATGGCACCGAAGAAGAAGGTCACGGGTCTCATCAAGCTGCAGATCCAGGCCGGCGCCGCGAACCCCGCTCCCCCCATCGGCCCCGCCCTTGGTCAGCACGGCGTCAACATCATGGAATTCTGCAAGGCGTACAACGCGGCCACCGAGTCGCAGCGCGGCAACGTCATCCCCGTCGAGATCACCGTCTACGAGGACCGTTCGTTCACCTTCATCCTGAAGACCCCGCCCGCAGCGGAGCTCATCAAGAAGGCCGCCGGCGTCGCCAAGGGCTCCGGTACCCCGCACACCGTCAAGGTCGCGAAGCTCACCAAGGAGCAGGTCCGTCAGATCGCCGAGCAGAAGGCTCCCGACCTGAACTCGAACGACATCGACGCAGCCGCGAAGATCATCGCCGGCACCGCCCGCTCCATGGGCATCACGGTCGAGGGCTAG
- the rplA gene encoding 50S ribosomal protein L1 encodes MAQKSKAYRAAVEKIEADKFYTPNEAVALAKETGSAKFNSTVEVALKLGVDPRKADQMVRGTVILPHGTGKTARVIVFATGPAAEAAIAAGADEVGGDELIAKVAEGYTSFDSAVSTPELMGKVGRLGKVLGPRGLMPNPKTGTVTPDVAKAVSDIKGGKIEFRVDKHSNVHFVVGKASFDAAQLEENINTALEEILRLKPSSSKGRYIQKGAVSTTFGPGIPLDVNSI; translated from the coding sequence ATGGCACAGAAGTCGAAGGCCTACCGGGCCGCAGTCGAGAAGATCGAGGCTGACAAGTTCTACACGCCGAACGAGGCAGTCGCTCTCGCCAAGGAGACCGGTTCCGCCAAGTTCAACAGCACCGTCGAGGTCGCCCTCAAGCTCGGTGTCGACCCGCGCAAGGCGGACCAGATGGTCCGTGGCACGGTCATCCTCCCGCACGGCACGGGCAAGACCGCCCGCGTGATCGTCTTCGCGACGGGCCCGGCAGCAGAGGCCGCCATCGCGGCCGGCGCTGACGAGGTCGGTGGCGACGAGCTCATCGCGAAGGTCGCCGAGGGCTACACCTCCTTCGACTCCGCGGTCTCGACCCCGGAACTCATGGGTAAGGTCGGCCGTCTCGGAAAGGTCCTCGGTCCGCGTGGCCTCATGCCGAACCCGAAGACCGGCACCGTGACGCCGGACGTGGCCAAGGCCGTGTCCGACATCAAGGGCGGAAAGATCGAGTTCCGCGTCGACAAGCACTCCAACGTGCACTTCGTCGTGGGCAAGGCTTCGTTCGACGCCGCGCAGCTCGAGGAGAACATCAACACCGCGCTCGAGGAGATCCTCCGCCTCAAGCCGTCCTCCTCGAAGGGCCGCTACATCCAGAAGGGCGCCGTGTCGACCACGTTCGGCCCCGGCATCCCGCTGGACGTCAACTCCATCTAG
- a CDS encoding N-acetyltransferase — protein MVSTRPATADDAATLSTLAAATFGLACPPGTTPADIDAFIAQHFTLEHFEEYLGSTNRAVRLLLAEDGTAIGYTMLVFGEPTDPDVLAVVTPRPTVELSKLYVLADGHGGGVARVLMEATLDDALEHGASSVWLGVNQQNARAIRFYEKSGFVVVGRKTFLVGSERHDDFVMERVSG, from the coding sequence ATGGTCTCCACCCGTCCTGCCACCGCCGACGACGCGGCGACGCTCTCCACGCTCGCCGCCGCGACCTTCGGGCTCGCGTGCCCACCGGGGACGACGCCGGCGGACATCGATGCATTCATCGCGCAGCACTTCACCCTGGAACACTTCGAGGAGTACCTCGGAAGCACCAACCGGGCGGTGCGCCTGCTGCTCGCCGAGGACGGCACGGCCATCGGATACACGATGCTCGTGTTCGGCGAGCCGACCGACCCGGACGTCCTCGCCGTGGTCACGCCCCGGCCGACGGTGGAGCTCAGCAAGCTGTACGTCCTCGCCGACGGGCATGGTGGCGGCGTGGCCCGCGTGCTCATGGAGGCGACGCTCGACGACGCCCTCGAGCACGGCGCCTCCTCGGTCTGGCTCGGCGTCAACCAGCAGAACGCGAGGGCGATCCGCTTCTACGAGAAGAGCGGGTTCGTCGTCGTCGGCCGCAAGACGTTCCTCGTCGGCTCCGAGCGGCACGACGACTTCGTGATGGAACGGGTCTCGGGGTGA
- a CDS encoding NADP-dependent oxidoreductase, translated as MRQGAGHSWSLATTTDAVKPAPEHMRAAVIDTVGSPEVFHMQTVPTPKPVMAEFLVRVVAAGVNPIDAKTRSGRGVSSAIATMPAVLGYDFSGIVVESPFPAAGLLPGDEVYGMTAFPRTGGSYAEYVAVSSLSLTRKPTTLSHVEAAGVPLAALTAWGMVVDVAKAHEGQRILIHAGSGGVGHFAVQFAAYFGARVIATGSGRNVGWLRELGAHQAVDHDAVRFEDVVSEVDVVIDLIGNTVDDTGTRSLSVLRPGGLIVNAPTGSWPTLVEDARAVGVRATTFRVAPDGSTLDTIGRLLESGDVRVFVDQVFELDEVHQAHTVLEGGHAKGKIVLKVADG; from the coding sequence ATGCGTCAAGGAGCCGGACACTCGTGGTCGCTGGCGACCACCACTGATGCGGTCAAGCCGGCACCGGAGCACATGCGGGCTGCGGTGATCGACACGGTCGGGAGCCCCGAGGTGTTCCACATGCAGACGGTGCCGACGCCGAAGCCCGTGATGGCGGAGTTCCTCGTCCGCGTCGTCGCCGCCGGAGTGAACCCCATCGACGCGAAGACCCGGTCGGGGCGAGGGGTCTCCTCGGCCATCGCGACCATGCCGGCCGTCCTCGGATACGACTTCAGCGGCATCGTCGTGGAGTCGCCCTTCCCCGCAGCCGGCCTGCTCCCGGGCGACGAGGTCTACGGGATGACCGCGTTCCCGCGGACCGGCGGCAGTTACGCGGAGTACGTCGCCGTCTCCTCCCTGAGCCTCACGCGGAAGCCGACGACGCTCTCGCACGTCGAGGCCGCCGGGGTGCCCCTCGCCGCGCTCACCGCCTGGGGCATGGTCGTGGACGTCGCGAAAGCGCACGAGGGCCAGCGCATCCTGATCCACGCGGGCAGTGGTGGGGTCGGCCACTTCGCCGTCCAGTTCGCCGCCTACTTCGGGGCGCGGGTGATCGCCACCGGCTCCGGCCGGAACGTGGGCTGGTTGCGGGAACTGGGCGCGCACCAGGCCGTCGACCACGACGCCGTGCGGTTCGAGGACGTGGTCTCGGAGGTCGACGTCGTGATCGACCTCATCGGCAACACGGTCGACGACACGGGGACACGATCGCTGTCCGTCCTGCGTCCGGGCGGCCTCATCGTGAACGCGCCGACGGGGTCGTGGCCGACGCTGGTCGAGGATGCCCGAGCCGTCGGCGTCCGGGCCACGACGTTCCGGGTCGCCCCGGACGGCTCGACGCTCGACACCATCGGGCGTCTGCTCGAGTCCGGCGACGTCCGGGTCTTCGTCGACCAGGTGTTCGAGCTCGACGAGGTGCACCAGGCCCACACCGTCCTCGAGGGCGGTCATGCCAAGGGCAAGATCGTCCTGAAGGTCGCCGACGGCTGA
- a CDS encoding Pr6Pr family membrane protein encodes MRALFGVIRILAGGVIIAAIVGQFVYTLSFGDAPVDFVVNFFSYFTILSNALSAIVLLIGAGFCFRMRRDPAWYNLLLGSVVTYMATTGVVYNLLLRGIQLDQGHTLGWSNEVLHLIAPIYLVVVWIVTPGKSRLEWRQVWGIIAFPLVWTVYTMIRGAIVGWYPYPFLNPAQPGGVGAVIVYIIAIAGFIGLMGCAVIALSRTRLIRG; translated from the coding sequence ATGCGTGCACTGTTCGGAGTCATCAGGATCCTCGCCGGCGGGGTGATCATCGCCGCGATCGTCGGACAGTTCGTCTACACGCTGTCGTTCGGCGATGCGCCGGTGGACTTCGTCGTGAACTTCTTCAGCTACTTCACGATCCTCTCGAACGCGTTGAGTGCGATCGTGCTCCTGATCGGCGCCGGCTTCTGCTTCCGGATGCGACGCGATCCCGCCTGGTACAACCTCCTCCTCGGCAGTGTCGTCACCTACATGGCGACCACCGGGGTGGTCTACAACCTGTTGCTCCGCGGCATCCAGCTCGACCAGGGACACACCCTCGGGTGGTCGAACGAGGTGTTGCACCTCATCGCGCCGATCTATCTGGTGGTGGTCTGGATCGTCACGCCCGGGAAGTCCCGACTGGAGTGGCGGCAGGTGTGGGGGATCATCGCGTTCCCGCTGGTCTGGACCGTGTACACGATGATCCGTGGCGCGATCGTCGGTTGGTACCCGTACCCGTTCCTCAACCCGGCTCAGCCCGGCGGGGTCGGCGCGGTGATCGTGTACATCATCGCCATCGCGGGATTCATCGGCCTCATGGGGTGCGCGGTGATCGCCCTCAGTCGGACCCGGTTGATCCGAGGGTGA
- a CDS encoding DUF998 domain-containing protein, translating into MSSMPGLAAGTRSRARRRPALVFATVGGVLVVVAAILIWAARLSLAKNSYVSGLGATGEVTAPVFNAALLMVAVGGLSIAVALQRAARPGRGRPQRSRIAGILVPWLLVAGSSVCFFVASQVTCTYECPIPSSPLFTVQDAVHISFAVLGFTLACLAMIGSAIGARLRVVRRVSWVAGAAVAVVAGIGGLLSLAEIGQQVGSWLEFAAMTIALLWLVGCGLAEAVTVGRSDDGGGVTSMEEDAPQFDTASGLRG; encoded by the coding sequence ATGTCGTCCATGCCGGGCCTCGCCGCCGGCACCCGTTCGCGAGCCCGCCGCCGACCCGCCCTCGTGTTCGCCACCGTCGGTGGCGTCCTCGTCGTGGTCGCCGCGATCCTGATCTGGGCCGCGCGGCTCAGCCTGGCCAAGAACAGCTACGTGAGCGGGCTCGGCGCCACCGGCGAGGTCACGGCGCCCGTGTTCAACGCGGCGCTCCTCATGGTGGCGGTCGGTGGTCTCAGCATCGCGGTGGCCCTGCAGCGGGCGGCGCGCCCGGGCCGTGGACGTCCGCAGCGGTCCCGGATCGCGGGCATCCTCGTCCCCTGGCTGCTTGTCGCCGGTTCGAGCGTCTGCTTCTTCGTCGCCTCGCAGGTGACCTGCACGTACGAGTGCCCCATCCCCTCGAGCCCGCTGTTCACCGTGCAGGACGCGGTGCACATCTCCTTCGCGGTCCTCGGATTCACGCTCGCCTGCCTCGCCATGATCGGCTCCGCGATCGGTGCCCGGCTCCGGGTCGTCCGGCGCGTGTCGTGGGTGGCCGGTGCGGCCGTCGCGGTCGTCGCCGGCATCGGCGGTCTGCTGTCGCTCGCCGAGATCGGGCAGCAGGTGGGCAGTTGGTTGGAGTTCGCGGCGATGACGATCGCGTTGCTCTGGTTGGTCGGGTGCGGGCTGGCGGAGGCGGTCACCGTCGGGCGGTCGGACGACGGCGGGGGTGTCACCTCGATGGAGGAGGACGCACCTCAGTTCGACACGGCGTCCGGGCTCCGCGGCTGA
- a CDS encoding ROK family transcriptional regulator codes for MNEPQRPSPGAPGAGDLFQLFRSGEARTKSELCTLTGLARSTVSLRIDALVDADLLRPAGEAASSGGRPPARIAFNPLARVVVAVDLGATHGTVAVTDLAGSILATSRAELEISAGPEPVLDWVVEAATALLADPLAWTTPQPTAPLVIGVGVGLPGPVEHSTGRPTNPPIMPGWDRFDVPAYIRRTIDVPVLVDNDVNVLALGEHAISWPDTDDLVYVKVSTGIGAGIIAGGELQRGALGAAGDIGHVQVPVGRDSPRPVDDERDLEAIASGPAIATALRAQGVEASSSRDVAALIRAGDRAAIETTRQAGREIGEVLSVVVNLLNPSVIVLGGTMTRAGGHLLTGVREVVYRRSMPLATGHLGIVTSTAGEEAGVLGAAIMVLREALSAPAVDAMTQPRSPDAVSN; via the coding sequence ATGAACGAGCCGCAACGCCCCTCCCCCGGAGCACCGGGCGCCGGCGACCTCTTCCAGCTCTTCCGGAGCGGTGAGGCGCGGACGAAGTCCGAGCTCTGCACGCTCACGGGACTCGCGCGCTCCACCGTGTCCCTGCGCATCGACGCCCTCGTCGACGCCGACCTGCTCCGCCCGGCCGGGGAGGCCGCGTCCTCAGGGGGCCGCCCGCCGGCCCGGATCGCGTTCAACCCGCTGGCGCGCGTCGTGGTCGCCGTCGACCTCGGCGCGACGCACGGGACGGTCGCCGTCACCGACCTCGCCGGCTCCATCCTCGCGACGAGTCGAGCCGAACTCGAGATCTCCGCCGGCCCGGAACCCGTCCTGGACTGGGTGGTCGAGGCGGCGACCGCGCTCCTCGCCGACCCGCTCGCCTGGACGACGCCGCAACCCACCGCCCCGCTCGTCATCGGCGTCGGCGTCGGGCTGCCCGGTCCCGTCGAGCACTCCACCGGCCGCCCGACGAATCCGCCCATCATGCCCGGATGGGACCGCTTCGACGTGCCCGCCTACATCCGCCGGACGATCGACGTCCCGGTCCTCGTCGACAACGACGTCAACGTCCTCGCCCTCGGCGAGCACGCGATCTCCTGGCCGGACACGGACGACCTCGTGTACGTGAAGGTCTCGACCGGCATCGGTGCCGGCATCATCGCCGGTGGCGAGCTGCAGCGGGGCGCCCTCGGTGCCGCCGGTGACATCGGTCACGTCCAGGTTCCCGTCGGGCGCGACTCACCCCGGCCGGTCGACGACGAACGCGACCTCGAAGCCATCGCGAGCGGACCCGCGATCGCGACCGCGCTGCGCGCCCAGGGGGTCGAGGCCTCGAGCAGCCGCGACGTCGCCGCCCTCATCCGTGCGGGTGACCGCGCGGCGATCGAGACCACGCGGCAGGCCGGCCGCGAGATCGGCGAGGTCCTCAGCGTCGTCGTCAACCTCCTCAACCCCTCGGTGATCGTCCTCGGCGGCACCATGACCCGGGCGGGCGGTCATCTCCTCACCGGCGTCCGCGAGGTCGTCTACCGTCGCTCCATGCCCCTCGCCACCGGCCACCTCGGCATCGTCACGTCCACGGCCGGCGAGGAGGCCGGTGTCCTGGGAGCCGCGATCATGGTGCTCCGCGAAGCCCTGTCGGCGCCCGCCGTCGACGCGATGACTCAGCCGCGGAGCCCGGACGCCGTGTCGAACTGA
- a CDS encoding YqaJ viral recombinase family protein — MNSALLSRIVADSSDRISWLRARSRGITATDVATLSTPASIQRAADAKLGGTGFSGNAFTDHGRAREPEIARWVAATHGINPSSALFRAEVEHRHLATPDGIAVTERGAVVLAEIKTTTKSWRSIPRNYLRQVWWQQYVIGAERTLVVWEEHKDFVPIDDEPLCRWVERDDTEIAKLVGLANALIDELYHRTNPAARRPVLPEPTPAAPALREPLLSLDF; from the coding sequence GTGAACTCAGCCCTGCTCTCCCGGATCGTCGCTGACTCCAGCGACCGCATCTCGTGGCTGCGGGCACGGTCGCGAGGGATCACCGCGACCGACGTCGCGACCCTCTCCACCCCGGCCTCCATCCAGCGCGCGGCCGACGCGAAGCTCGGCGGCACCGGCTTCTCCGGGAACGCCTTCACCGACCACGGGCGTGCTCGCGAACCCGAGATCGCCCGCTGGGTCGCGGCGACCCATGGGATCAACCCCTCCTCGGCCCTCTTCCGGGCGGAGGTCGAGCACCGCCACCTCGCCACGCCGGACGGCATCGCCGTCACCGAACGTGGTGCCGTCGTCCTCGCGGAGATCAAGACCACGACGAAGTCCTGGCGTTCGATCCCGCGCAACTACCTGCGCCAGGTGTGGTGGCAGCAGTACGTGATCGGCGCGGAACGCACGCTCGTCGTCTGGGAGGAGCACAAGGACTTCGTCCCCATCGACGACGAGCCGCTCTGCCGCTGGGTGGAGCGCGATGACACCGAGATCGCGAAGCTCGTCGGCCTGGCGAACGCCCTCATCGACGAGCTGTACCACCGCACCAATCCGGCCGCCCGGCGCCCGGTCCTGCCGGAGCCCACTCCCGCCGCCCCGGCCCTCCGGGAGCCGCTGCTCAGCCTCGACTTCTGA